The Mobula hypostoma unplaced genomic scaffold, sMobHyp1.1 scaffold_88, whole genome shotgun sequence genome contains a region encoding:
- the LOC134342207 gene encoding probable G-protein coupled receptor 139, translating into MLETFYLVRKICHMIIAVIGVPVNLVAIVILSRGKCGISTCTTRYLVAMATADLLTIVFPVILWRVSYYYFPGTFLDITPVCSVISALGEAATDCSVWFTVTFTFDRFVAICRQKLKAKYCTGKTAAVILTTTGVLFFFKNVPIFFIFRPVNVIDNIPWDCIRKPAYFEDPGWVGYRMFSTVLTPLLPFVLILLFNALTVRHILVTSRVRKGLRGHTKGDNRSDPEMESRRRSVILLLTISGSFITLWSLNVAEFLYNTIAELDQNSYNVTEYIVEHTGYMLMLLSCCTNTFIYGVTQTKFREQFISAAKYPLTSITQMINKRNI; encoded by the exons ATGCTTGAAACATTTTACCTTGTGAGGAAGATATGTCACATGATCATTGCCGTTATTGGTGTTCCTG TGAATTtagtggcgattgtgatcctgtcccggggaaagtgcggcaTCTCCACCTGCACCACCCgctacctggtggccatggcTACGGCGGATCTACTAACCATCGTCTTTCCGGTCATATTGTGGCGGGTCAGTTATTATTACTTCCCCGGGACTTTCCTGGACATCACCCCCGTATGCAGTGTGATCTCTGCCCTGGGAGAGGCAGCCACTGActgttctgtctggttcaccgtcactttTACATTTGATCGGTTTGTCGCCATCTGTAGGCAGAAGCTGAAAGCAAAGTATTGCACCGGGAAAACTGCGGCTGTGATTCTGACAACAACCGGtgttttgttcttttttaaaaatgtgcccaTCTTCTTTATATTTCGTCCTGTTAACGTGATTGACAATATACCCTGGGACTGTATTCGAAAGCCGGCCTACTTTGAGGATCCCGGGTGGGTGGGATATAGAATGTTTTCCACCGTCCTAACGCCGTTACTCCCGTTCGTGTTAATACTACTGTTCAACGCTCTGACAGTCAGACACATCCTAGTGACAAGTCGCGTCCGTAAGGGGCTGAGGGGCCATACCAAGGGAGATAACCGTagtgacccggagatggagagcaggaggaggtctgtgaTTTTACTTCTCACCATCTCCGGAAGCTTCATCACTCTGTGGTCCCTAAATGTCGCCGAATTCCTGTATAACACCATCGCCGAGTTGGATCAGAATAGTTACAACGTTACGGAATACATAGTTGAACACACCGGTTACATGCTGATGTTATTAAGTTGCTGTACAAACACTTTTATTTATGGGGTAACGCAGACAAAGTTCAGAGAGCAGTTCATCAGCGCAGCGAAATATCCTCTCACGTCAATTACTCAAATGATTAACAAACGCAATATCTAA